One Clostridium estertheticum DNA segment encodes these proteins:
- the prdC gene encoding proline reductase-associated electron transfer protein PrdC, with the protein MPMTYKFPLKMHVGAPSTAIVKEGQIVKRGECIANPEGCGAKIHSSITGKVTKITKNEIFILADDNQSTEYIKIKKCGKIEDTAYEAGIVGAGGAGFPTHIKLKTQMTDGYVIANCVECEPALHHNIKVLENNPQIVIKGLRYAMSAIGAPKGYIAVKAKNKNAIASLKKALSGASDIEVKALRDMYPMGEERAMIHEIFETWLNPDQLPFEAKCVVLNGETLANLTRAVEEGKPVIDKDVTIVGKLKGGNESHVFLQVPVGTSVKDLIEKAGGIDGAYGEIIIGGPYTGKSEDIESAVVTKTSGGAIVTMPLPKYEGPIGLLVCACAADEARLRDVAEKMHSKVVGVATCKNVVQVRSLNKCLTPGHCPGQAEAILYLKKQGAKRVLIANCSDCSNTVMCIAPKMGIPVYHHTDHVFRTIDYPLTRRLPMEEK; encoded by the coding sequence ATGCCAATGACCTATAAATTTCCTCTTAAGATGCATGTAGGTGCACCTTCAACTGCGATTGTAAAAGAAGGACAAATCGTTAAAAGAGGGGAATGTATTGCAAACCCAGAGGGATGTGGTGCTAAAATTCATTCTAGTATCACTGGAAAAGTAACTAAAATTACAAAAAATGAAATTTTTATTTTAGCGGACGACAATCAAAGTACCGAGTACATAAAAATTAAAAAATGTGGAAAAATAGAAGATACTGCTTATGAAGCAGGTATTGTTGGTGCCGGTGGAGCTGGATTTCCTACTCATATTAAATTAAAAACTCAAATGACAGATGGGTATGTTATTGCTAATTGTGTTGAATGCGAACCTGCATTACATCATAATATAAAAGTTTTAGAAAATAACCCACAAATTGTTATTAAAGGACTAAGGTATGCTATGAGTGCAATAGGAGCTCCAAAGGGCTATATTGCGGTTAAAGCAAAAAATAAAAATGCCATTGCATCACTTAAAAAAGCGCTTTCTGGAGCATCGGATATAGAAGTAAAAGCATTAAGAGATATGTATCCAATGGGTGAGGAAAGGGCGATGATTCATGAAATATTCGAAACTTGGCTTAACCCTGACCAATTACCTTTTGAAGCGAAATGCGTTGTTTTAAATGGAGAAACTTTGGCTAATTTAACAAGAGCCGTAGAAGAAGGAAAACCAGTAATAGATAAAGACGTTACAATAGTTGGAAAACTAAAAGGCGGAAATGAAAGTCATGTTTTCTTACAAGTACCTGTAGGAACTTCAGTTAAAGATTTAATTGAAAAAGCCGGCGGTATTGATGGAGCATATGGCGAAATCATAATTGGCGGACCATATACAGGTAAATCTGAAGATATAGAAAGTGCAGTTGTTACAAAGACTTCAGGTGGTGCGATTGTTACCATGCCACTTCCAAAATATGAAGGACCAATAGGACTATTAGTATGTGCTTGTGCTGCAGATGAAGCGAGACTTAGGGATGTTGCAGAAAAAATGCATTCAAAAGTAGTTGGAGTAGCAACCTGCAAAAATGTAGTTCAAGTAAGATCTTTAAACAAATGCTTAACCCCAGGACATTGTCCAGGTCAAGCAGAAGCTATTCTTTACCTTAAAAAACAAGGTGCAAAAAGAGTATTAATAGCAAATTGCAGTGACTGCTCAAATACAGTAATGTGTATAGCCCCTAAAATGGGGATTCCAGTATACCACCACACAGATCATGTATTTAGAACAATAGATTATCCGCTTACAAGAAGATTACCAATGGAAGAAAAGTAA